A section of the Trachemys scripta elegans isolate TJP31775 chromosome 10, CAS_Tse_1.0, whole genome shotgun sequence genome encodes:
- the IDH2 gene encoding isocitrate dehydrogenase [NADP], mitochondrial (The sequence of the model RefSeq protein was modified relative to this genomic sequence to represent the inferred CDS: added 124 bases not found in genome assembly) has product MARYLGAAPALRRAAPGLSRLPAALALGPAPGPGAQPPRRHYADKRIKVAKPVVEMDGDEMTRIIWEFIKEKLILPNVDVQLKYFDLGLPNRDQTDDQVTIDSALATQKYSVAVKCATITPDEARVEEFKLKKMWKSPNGTIRNILGGTVFREPIICKNIPRLVPGWTKPITIGRHAHGDQYKATDFVVDRSGTFKMVFTPKDGSAVKEWEVYNFPGGGVGMGMYNTDESISGFAHSCFQYAIQKKLPLYMSTKNTILKAYDGRFKDIFQEIFDKHYKTEFDKLKIWYEHRLIDDMVAQVLKSSGGFVWACKNYDGDVQSDILAQGFGSLGLMTSVLVCPDGKTIEAEAAHGTVTRHYREHQKGRPTSTNPIASIFAWTRGLEHRGKLDSNPDLMTFAQTLEKVCVETVESGAMTKDLAGCIHGLSNVKLNEHYINTTDFLDTIKNNLDKALGKQ; this is encoded by the exons ATGCTGACAAACGGATCAAGGTGGCCAAGCCGGTGGTGGAGATGGATGGGGACGAGATGACGCGGATCATCTGGGAGTTCATCAAGGAGAAG CTGATCCTGCCCAACGTCGACGTGCAGCTGAAGTACTTCGACCTGGGCCTGCCGAACCGGGACCAGACGGACGACCAGGTCACCATCGACTCGGCGCTGGCCACCCAGAAGTACAGCGTGGCCGTGAAGTGCGCCACCATCACGCCCGATGAAGCCAGAGTGGAAG AGTTCAAGCTGAAGAAGATGTGGAAGAGCCCCAATGGCACGATCCGAAACATCCTGGGCGGGACTGTCTTCAGGGAGCCCATCATCTGCAAGAACATTCCCCGCCTGGTCCCGGGCTGGACCAAGCCCATCACCATCGGCAGACACGCCCATGGCGACCAG TACAAGGCCACGGACTTCGTTGTGGACAGGTCCGGGACGTTCAAGATGGTGTTCACCCCGAAGGATGGCAGTGCTGTGAAGGAGTGGGAGGTTTACAACTTCCCTGGCGGGGGTGTCGGCATGGGCATGTACAACACGGACGAG TCTATCTCCGGCTTCGCTCACAGCTGCTTCCAGTACGCCATCCAGAAGAAACTGCCCCTGTACATGAGCACCAAGAACACCATCCTCAAGGCCTACGATGGGCGCTTCAAAGACATCTTCCAGGAGATCTTCGACAA GCACTACAAGACAGAGTTTGACAAGCTGAAGATCTGGTATGAACACCGGCTCATCGACGACATGGTAGCCCAGGTGCTGAAATCCTCCGGCGGCTTCGTCTGGGCCTGTAAGAACTATGACGGGGACGTCCAGTCGGACATCCTGGCCCAAG GGTTCGGTTCCCTGGGTCTGATGACCTCTGTCTTGGTGTGCCCGGATGGAAAGACCATAGAAGCTGAGGCAGCCCATGGCACTGTCACCCGCCACTACCGGGAGCACCAGAAG GGACGACCCACCAGCACTAACCCCATTGCCAGCATCTTTGCCTGGACGCGTGGCCTGGAGCACCGAGGCAAGCTGGACAGTAACCCGGATCTCATGAC GTTTGCTCAGACTCTGGAGAAGGTCTGCGTGGAGACGGTGGAGAGTGGAGCTATGACGAAGGACCTCGCAGGCTGCATCCATGGGCTCAGCAA CGTGAAGCTGAACGAGCACTACATAAACACCACGGACTTCCTGGACACAATCAAGAACAACTTGGACAAAGCCCTGGGCAAGCAGTAG